In the genome of Bacillus thuringiensis, the window GTTCTGTAAGTGTATGAATTGTAATATCTTTATAATAGTATTTACGAACGTAACTAGATATTCGTTCGAATAAAGTATGCGACTCATAATTGCTTTCTCTATTGAAAACACTTAATAAAGCTTCATTCAACGCTTCGCGAAACAGCATTTCGGTCTGAAACATCGAAATGCCTCCACGCTGATTATATACATCCCAAAGACGCATAAGTAATTCGACAAGACGAGGAGATTGTCCTGTTAATAATTCAAAATGCTGATGAGTAAAGCCAGAGTCTTCTCGTTCTGAATTGCTTATCCGATATAAAACAAGAATATATTCCCAGTTTATTTCACCAAGCATTTTATGGGCTAATGTCATTTTTGCACCCCCATGTATAACTTTTCCTGGGGAAAGGATATACGGCGTACCATTAAATTGAAATTGCGTCTTCCCTGTAAGTGGAAATACAAATCCTGGGAAAGAATCTGTAGACTCAGCACAAGGCACACCTGGATTTTTAGCATAACGATATACTCCTTCTACTCGGAAAGGATTATTGGCAAGATACTCTGCTAACTCATTCACGTCCAACTTCACAATGCACGCCTCATTTCAATAATAGTTTTCTTGTAATTCGCGAGATTAATTGGTGTACATTCTGGGTAACGCTAAACTAAAAATAGTACATACGGCTTAACAAGATCTGGTTATTAACCTATAAATATATTGTTTTTCATTTATTGACAAAAGTATCCTCCCTATATTATTGATAATGATTTTCATTGTAGTTTGATAAAAAAACATTTGTCAAGTTGGATGGCGTAGAAAAATGACGAAACAAGGGGTACAGAGGGACCGTTCTGTTGCAAATAATACCTGGTCTTTGTTAACTAATTCCCCTCAAAACTGGAATAATCATGTTAATAGTTGTAATGGCTTTATTTGTTACAGCACTTGCAGCATGTGGAAATAATCGTAATCCTGAAGAAGTTGCTACAGCGTATTTCGAAGATGGAAACAGCCTACTATCAAATTAAATGATAGTAGGCTGGCTGTTAAAATTATTTAAGAACTGGGTTATGTTCTAAATGATAAGCTTTCATTATCAAAAAGATTATTACTAGTCCCTCCACAAACAAAAACACCCTATCACTTCGGTTCTAAATTTAGCACCTTCCCCTCTATTCCCTCCGTATTCAATGTAGTCGTATGATACGTGCCACTTACCCAATCATCTATTTGATCATGATACCAATCGCTTCTAAAATGTCCCGACTGTCCTGGTCCTACGATATGATAACCGTTTGACATATCTTTTGTATCAATAACGAATCGCCAAGAAGCTCCGTGATTTACAATGCCGTTCTCGCCGTAACTTGCTGCTTGGACGGTAACTTGACTTCCGCCAATTGGAACTGGTTTCTCACGATTAAAAGCTAGTAATGCTAACATACTCGATGATTTCGAAATTGGATGTGTAAAAGCGAGTTGATGATAATCGCCCCACTTCCAGCCCCCAACATCGGGTCCATATTCCTTCTGCAATTTCTTCATTACATTCTCGTACGATGTATGCACAACTTTTGTGAAACCTCCGTGCTTAGAAAACCATGCACTATTTTCTCCTGCTACTTGTTTCCGGATTAATTCATCCACAACTTGTGACTTCCCTTCAAATAACTCCATTACATCTTTCGGTATTTCTTTTGAAAATAACGTATTCGAAATCTCTTTCATTAATAAATGAAAAATTAGTGGTGCCGCTTCATCTTTACTATCGTAAAAATTCCACTTTGTTAATTGGTTTACACCTTCTTTCTCTACCTCATTTAAAGATGCTTTATTTAACTCTTTTAAAAATATAGGAGTAAACTCTTTCCCGTATAAATTCTTTTGATCCATCTGTAACTCTTCTAAATCTTTTACCGTATACTTTTCCTTCTCTTGCAAAAATTCTTGAATACGCAGTTGCCTATATGGCTGTGCCCACGTATTGCTAATATGATACGGATAATCATCATCAACAATTTTATTATTCGCAGTTGAAATAAACCCTTCTTTCGGATTTATAACTTTCGGCAGCTGATCAAATGGAATATATCCTTCCGATTCATATTCATCTGTCCATCCTGGAACAGGCAAGCTACCATCGCCTTTTTTACGCACTGGTATATTTCCATTCGCTTTATAAGCAATCGTGCCATCGTTTGATGCAAACACAAAGTTTTGCGTTGGTGTATGAAAATCTTGAAGAGCGGTTTCAAACTCAGTCCAGTCTTTTGCTTTGTTCATATTTAATACAGCTTTTAACTCAGCTGACGGTTCTAAAGCAGTCCACTTTAAAGAGAATACGGTTTTCGTTTTCTCCTTCCCCTTATCCGCAAACTCTGAAATTACTGGCCCATGCCTCGTAATCGTAACGTTATAAGGAATTGTCTTCCCGCCTTTTACTTTAATCGATTCATCAACTACCGTAGCTTTCTCCCATTTATCGTTATACAGAAATTCATTTTCATTATTAGGATTTCTCTTCTCAATATATAAATCTTGCACATCAGGCCCCGTATTCGTAACGCCCCACGCTATTTTGTCATTGTGGCCTAATATAACACCTGGTACTCCAGCGAAAATAACGCCACTCACATTTAAATCTTTCATTTCAAGTCTCGTTTGATACCATATAGAAGGTGTCGCAAGGGATAAATGAGGGTCATCTGCTAAAATCGGCTTACCTGACGCACTCTTCTCACCGCTCACAACCCAGTTATTACTACCGTTAAACTCCGGGGGAATTATCGTTTTTGAAAAACTTTGTGCTACGTCCACATTTGTAGTTTTTAGTTCAGCTAGCAATCTAGGTGCATCTTTCGGATATGTAGGAAATAGCTCATTTGCTTGCTCTTTCGGAAGGTTTTTCAGCGCCCAATATCGAAACGCCTGTCCATGCCAATGTCCCCCTAAGTCAAACGCCATATACTTCCCAATTGTTAAAGAATCAACAATTGACCATTCAGAAGGCTCATAACCTAATATAGTAAACTCAACTGGTAATTTCTTTTCCGCTTTCGCCTCACGTATAAAAGCGTTCACCCCATCAGCAAATGACTGCAGGGCATATTTTGCTTCTCCATCATATTGACTAACTGAAGCTTCTGCCGCTCGCCGTAAACCGAGTGTTCGAAACAATTTATCTCGGTCAACGGCTGCTTCCCCAACAACTTCACTTAACATACCAGAAGCTTGTCTTCTACTTAAATCCATTTGAAACAACCGATCTTGCGCTTGTACATATCCTTGTGAAAAATATAAATCATGTGCATTTTCCGATTTAATATGCGGTACACCTTTACTATCCCGCTTCACCGTCACAGCGTGTTGTAAATCCTCTAGCTTTATCGTTCCATCTATCTTTGGCATAGATTTCAACGTATATATGTTCAAAAAAATCGCAGCGGAAATAACTAACAAGAGAACGATACTACTAGCCCAAATAAAAATTCTTCTTCCCCTTTTTCGTTTCTTCTTTATAACGACTTCCATATAACCACCCCTTTCTCACACTATTCGCTTCTATTGTGAAAGAACCTTTTAGAAAAGAAAAGATCCTTATCCAAACTATGGATCATACAAATCGAATACTTCTCTCCTATGCATTCCTTCACTAAAATTTACTCGTTCTTTCTTACACCAATTCCTCAAAATCCCCTTCACATAAGCTAACGTTTTCTTATTATTTTCAAACGCAATTTTAAGTGCCTCTAACACTTTCTCTCCAGAAAATCTTTGTATCCAATTCTTCAATTCTTTCACAATATATGGGGATAAACTACTAATATTTTGTTCATAAAACTTATAAACTTCACTATTTGGAACGTCCTCTTCTATACTTTCTACCTCTTCCGCTTCTTCTTTCTCTTCAATAACTACTTGTGAACCACTATTATCCTCTTCTTTTGGCATACCAAAATGCTGCAATAATAATGGAATCGTGTATTCTTCTTCAAGGCATTTACGTAAAAACATATGTATGAACTCATTACTTTTTACAGTCTTTAACTCACGTAATACGCACTTTTCTACATTCGTATTTGAAATAGGGTTATAGTGTAACCAGTTTATTATGAATACCTCTTTCGTTTCCGTATCATATAAAATCTTTCCATACTCAACAAACCTGTTTAGCAACTTCTCAACAGTCTCCATACTATAACCTGTTTCAAGCTCTGCCACACGCTTCGGTAATATGTAAATACCACATTGCTTCGTTTTCGTACCAGTTAACAAATATATGTAAAAATAACGCTCCTCTGGCGTTAAATCTAATATGAATTCATCTTGCCAAAATTTCACCTGCACATTACGGTATACCGCCATATGTTTCCCTCCACTCTTTGCTAGTAAATAGGAAGATTTTAATCCTTTATTATAAAAATAGGAATGCTGGAATGGTTTTGGCATTCGAATTACAATTTTTTTTACTACTACAACGCCGGTTTCATTTTTTCGTGCTTGTTTTGTTCTTGTAGTTGTTTTTGTTTTTGTTTTTTCTTAGTGATTTATTACTTGGTAGGGGCTTATGAGGGGCTTGGAAGGGCATTCTACATTACAATCTATGAAATACAATTTGTTCTTCCTACTAAATAGGAGCTATTCCAAATTATTATTTTGGATAGCTCCTTTCAAATTCTTCTTATTTTTTACTTCTACCAATGTCAGCTTCTACATACAATTTATTCTACTATTTGCAGGCAGTAAAACTCTCATTTCAAAATTCGGTGAATAAACTGCTCGATTGCAACGCGAGTGGCCCCACTGATTCAAGTTTTATTTTATTTTTGCATTGAATCTAACATCTTCACAATAAAGGCAGCTGCCTGACCACGAGTTGCTGTACCTCGGGGATCAAACTCATTATTTCCAACACCATTAACTACCTTTAAGCTGTATAATCGTTGAACCGATTCTTTGTATGTTATTAAATGCTTATCTGTAAATGGTAATGCTACTAACTCACCTGTAATTCCTTTGTATCGTAGTGCTTTGTCAATCATAATAGATACTTCTTCACGAGTAATTGGTGAGTTAGGATCAAAAACCCCTTCACCACGACCATTAATAATTCCTGCACTTGCACAACGTTTAATACCGTCATGAAGTGATGGATGTGTCTCATTAATATCTACAAATGACTTATTTCCCTCTGGTAGTTTAAGAGCATTCGAGATTAATTTCGCAAACTCCGCTCTCGTTACATTTCGATATGGTGCAAACACACCATTACCTTCACCTTGCATAATACCTAGACTGTTTAATTTACGAATATGCCCTTCAAACCAGCCACCTGTAATATCATCTTTTGGTTTTTGTACTTCTTCCTTAGGCTTTTGTACTTCTTCCTTTGGTACATTGTAGTTAATTTTAATCCAACTTGGGTCATAGAAAATCCATTCTCCATTACCTACTTTATACCAACCATTTTTAACCGCTAATACTTTGTAACGATCTCCGTTTGAAGCTTTACGTACAACACGATGTTCAATACCCGCATCACTACGCACATTGATGCCGCTACCATTTACCACTAGTTCCATGCTAGGTTCAGCTGGATTATTTTCATTTGGATCAAATGATTCATTTTTATCTTGTAAAGGCGTATCAATCTGCGCATTTATATTTGCATACCATTGAATTCCTTGTACGAAACCAGCCCAATTACCACGTGAAATTAAAATATCAGGACATTTTTTCCCGCTCCATTGTTGATGCTTGTAAATATGATCTGCACCAATTCCTTCTTTGTTCATTAAATAACCTGCAAGTCGTTTTGCATTTTCTAACGCTTTATTGTAATCACCGTCTTGGTTAACCGCGATCTCAATACCGATAGACTCCCTGTTTCCAGATCCATCTCCATCTCCTGCATGCCAACCATTTTCGTTTGTTGGTAAGTGTTGATAAATTTGTTTATCGTCTACAGTAAAATGCCATGAAGCTGTTCGGAAAGTGCCTTCCGTTGCTTGCTTATATAAATATTTCGCATGATTTTCAGCATTAGCACCAGCGGCCGTATTTGCCGTCTCATGGATTGTAATGTAACGTGCTTTCATCGGATTTGCAGGACGAATATCAGAGTTTCCTGCTGGAACAATCCACTCTACAAATGGAACTCCTGCAAGTGTTCCATATTTCTTCGTACTCGGTGCACTATATTGAATACCTCTTGGCTTTGCAACAGGTTTCATTTGACGATCAGATCCATCATTTCGACCATCTACAGATTCAAATGCCTTTTCAATATTTGAAATAGCTTCCTTTTCTGCTACTTGCCCCTTCTTTGCATCTTTCATTTTGTTTAATTCTTCTGTTTCATCATGTTTATGCTTATATTCTTCTAAAAGCATTTTTTCATTTTCAGATACTTCTGCTTCGTTAACTTGTACATGATCAGGAACTTCCAACTTGAAATTAGAATAATTTAATCCGCTCGTTCCATGTTCTCCTTCAGCAATATTTAGTTGATCAGTTTGAGATTTGTTTATCTCTTCTGCTGATGCTGATAAAGGTACACTCCCTAAAATCACTAGGCTTGTTGATAGTGCGATTACTTGTTGTTTGATTGTCTTATTCATTATTATAAATAGATATACACACATTCCCGCCGTGTATATATCTCAACCTCCCTTTGTTGTCACATTAATTTTAAAAATATGAATCTACTATGTACTTCTAATATATTTTCTTTTTATTTATATATTTAAATTATATTATTTTATGCCCGTTAAGAAAATATTTATATGTCATCCCTACAAATGAATTTCATCTAACATACTTTTTACAAAATCCGTCAACAAAAATTATTTTACAACTAATTACAAATACCGTCAAAATAATCAATTTAAACTTAGACAAATAACTGGCATACAATTTCATAATAAGAGATCCTATACTATCGACATACATCTATTCCAAATTCCCTTTAACGTTTTCAACAAGCTCATTTATCGTATTCCGATCAAACTTATCACTAATTTCATATGACTCACGATCTCCTACGAATTGCACGCCCACGATATCATTGCGATCCTTACCGTATTGCACTTCAATAATAGATCCACGCTCTATTTGTTTCCAAATGAGACCTGCTTTATCTTTATTATCTAAAATAATGCAGTCTTCAATATTTTCGTCAATTCCAATTAACTTATTATCATCCATATATCCAATCTCGTATTGTTGCCGTTCTTTCGCTTTGCCACTTACTAATATACCTTTGCTACCATATGAATAATCCATATAGTCCTTTTTCTCCGTTTGTACCACTTTCGGCTTTTGTGCTTTTGTGCTTCAGTTTTTTCAGTAACCCCACAACCCGTAATAAGACCAATTGACATAACCATAGTTAATACTACTCTAGTAAATTTCTTTATCATTTATAACTAACCTCACATACTTAATTTAAAATGCTATTTATTTCCTTATTATAAAATAACATGATAATACAGAGAAAGAGCCAAAGATAAAATATTATTTACATCCGTATTGTCCCTCCCTTTACATTAATATAGTATCCTCATAAGTATGAATAGCTAGGCTTTCAAAATTAATACGGGAATATTATAGAAAGTAGACATCCTACTCACATACGATTAGTATTAGAATTGAAAATATATAAACTAGATGATTACTTATATTGAGGAAGGAAGTGCACAGCTATGGATTTTAAAACAGTCATACAAGAGCTTGAAACCCTTGGTAAGGAAAGAACGAAAAAAACATACATCTCTAACGGTGCACACGAGCCGGTTTTTGGCGTAACTACAGGTGCTATGAAACCAATCGCTAAGAAAATAAAAGTAAATCAAGAGTTAGCTGAGGAACTTTATGCTACAGGTAACTACGATGCTATGTACTTTGCAGGTATTATTGCAGATCCAAAAGCCATGAATGAATCTGATTTTGATCGCTGGATCGACGGGGCATATTTTTATATGCTATCTGATTATGTAGTGGCAGTGACTTTATCGGAGTCAACTATTGCACAAGACGTTGCTGATAAATGGATTGCAAGTGGGGACGAACTACGAATGTCAGCTGGCTGGAGTTGCTACTGCTGGCTTTTAGGAAATCGCAAAGACAATGAATTTGTCGAAAGCAAAATTTCCGATATGCTTGAAATTGTAAAAAATACAATTCATACTGCGCCAGAACGAACAAAATCTGCTATGAATAATTTTATAAATACTGTAGCAATTTCATATGTGCCACTACACGAAAAAGCAGTCGAGACTGCAAAAGAAGTTGGTATAGTTGAAGTAAAACGTGATAATAAAAAAAGCAGTTTGTTAAATGCTTCCGAAAGTATTCAGAAAGAAGTCGATAGAGGAAGAGTTGGTTTCAAACGTAAATACGTTAGATGTTAGATTATTAAAAAAGGTGTCAATCAAGAAAGATTGGCACCTTTTTTTAATGTAGAAGTAGAAAATGAACTACCTTCCTGAAAATCATTCATGTTCCTCTGTACATCTTATATGTTAGAAAATTCTTCTTTCACTTTATACACCCTATCTCTTTTCTCATCATTTTTAACAAAAGTAAGCTTTCCTTCTGTAACAAAGCCTTCCAATGCTAAGCATACTTGTCCATATGCTTTTGGCTTATTCGTTGTAAATCTTTCATCTGATATTTTACCAGATCGTATTAACTGTTCGCATAGCTCCAGTGCACTTATTTCTTCAGAATCCATTAATTCTAATATATTTTTTTGCAATGTTGATAAAGGTGCAGGTATTTCGGCTACCTCTACCTTTTCTTGTTTATTTTCTTTTTCGTCTTCAAATAAATCTTCAAATGAAATTTGATTCATTACATCTTTTCCTTTCTCATAACGAATTTGCTTAACATGAACTGAACCCTATATGTACTAGAACTTTTACATTTAATTATTATTATGTAGTCCTTACCTCTTTACATAAATTTTATAACTCATGTGCATTATTTTACGTAGTATATTTCCATTATACCAAATATACGTTCTGTCATCTATTGCAGAATTCTTTATTGTTGATCTGAAAGCAATAGTAAACAGCCAGTGCACAAATCATGCTAACAAAAAACACTGCTAATCGCATTGTTTGAGCTATCTCCACATGTCTATCAAGCTAAGAAAAACGAACATCCAAAATAAAAAAGCAAAGTTACTATTGTAGTACCTGAAAAGCAGGTAGTCTTTAAGGATTAGTTAAGTAAGTATTCTATGTTGCGAATG includes:
- a CDS encoding helix-turn-helix transcriptional regulator, coding for MKLDVNELAEYLANNPFRVEGVYRYAKNPGVPCAESTDSFPGFVFPLTGKTQFQFNGTPYILSPGKVIHGGAKMTLAHKMLGEINWEYILVLYRISNSEREDSGFTHQHFELLTGQSPRLVELLMRLWDVYNQRGGISMFQTEMLFREALNEALLSVFNRESNYESHTLFERISSYVRKYYYKDITIHTLTEQNNVNRNRLSYVFRKHAGMGAAEYLLNYRIKMAQKMLCTSDVPVQQIAQAVGIADPFYFSRVFKKRVGISPTKYREKFINNPY
- a CDS encoding penicillin acylase family protein, which gives rise to MEVVIKKKRKRGRRIFIWASSIVLLLVISAAIFLNIYTLKSMPKIDGTIKLEDLQHAVTVKRDSKGVPHIKSENAHDLYFSQGYVQAQDRLFQMDLSRRQASGMLSEVVGEAAVDRDKLFRTLGLRRAAEASVSQYDGEAKYALQSFADGVNAFIREAKAEKKLPVEFTILGYEPSEWSIVDSLTIGKYMAFDLGGHWHGQAFRYWALKNLPKEQANELFPTYPKDAPRLLAELKTTNVDVAQSFSKTIIPPEFNGSNNWVVSGEKSASGKPILADDPHLSLATPSIWYQTRLEMKDLNVSGVIFAGVPGVILGHNDKIAWGVTNTGPDVQDLYIEKRNPNNENEFLYNDKWEKATVVDESIKVKGGKTIPYNVTITRHGPVISEFADKGKEKTKTVFSLKWTALEPSAELKAVLNMNKAKDWTEFETALQDFHTPTQNFVFASNDGTIAYKANGNIPVRKKGDGSLPVPGWTDEYESEGYIPFDQLPKVINPKEGFISTANNKIVDDDYPYHISNTWAQPYRQLRIQEFLQEKEKYTVKDLEELQMDQKNLYGKEFTPIFLKELNKASLNEVEKEGVNQLTKWNFYDSKDEAAPLIFHLLMKEISNTLFSKEIPKDVMELFEGKSQVVDELIRKQVAGENSAWFSKHGGFTKVVHTSYENVMKKLQKEYGPDVGGWKWGDYHQLAFTHPISKSSSMLALLAFNREKPVPIGGSQVTVQAASYGENGIVNHGASWRFVIDTKDMSNGYHIVGPGQSGHFRSDWYHDQIDDWVSGTYHTTTLNTEGIEGKVLNLEPK
- a CDS encoding DnaD domain-containing protein, which gives rise to MPKPFQHSYFYNKGLKSSYLLAKSGGKHMAVYRNVQVKFWQDEFILDLTPEERYFYIYLLTGTKTKQCGIYILPKRVAELETGYSMETVEKLLNRFVEYGKILYDTETKEVFIINWLHYNPISNTNVEKCVLRELKTVKSNEFIHMFLRKCLEEEYTIPLLLQHFGMPKEEDNSGSQVVIEEKEEAEEVESIEEDVPNSEVYKFYEQNISSLSPYIVKELKNWIQRFSGEKVLEALKIAFENNKKTLAYVKGILRNWCKKERVNFSEGMHRREVFDLYDP
- a CDS encoding S-layer homology domain-containing protein, whose product is MNKTIKQQVIALSTSLVILGSVPLSASAEEINKSQTDQLNIAEGEHGTSGLNYSNFKLEVPDHVQVNEAEVSENEKMLLEEYKHKHDETEELNKMKDAKKGQVAEKEAISNIEKAFESVDGRNDGSDRQMKPVAKPRGIQYSAPSTKKYGTLAGVPFVEWIVPAGNSDIRPANPMKARYITIHETANTAAGANAENHAKYLYKQATEGTFRTASWHFTVDDKQIYQHLPTNENGWHAGDGDGSGNRESIGIEIAVNQDGDYNKALENAKRLAGYLMNKEGIGADHIYKHQQWSGKKCPDILISRGNWAGFVQGIQWYANINAQIDTPLQDKNESFDPNENNPAEPSMELVVNGSGINVRSDAGIEHRVVRKASNGDRYKVLAVKNGWYKVGNGEWIFYDPSWIKINYNVPKEEVQKPKEEVQKPKDDITGGWFEGHIRKLNSLGIMQGEGNGVFAPYRNVTRAEFAKLISNALKLPEGNKSFVDINETHPSLHDGIKRCASAGIINGRGEGVFDPNSPITREEVSIMIDKALRYKGITGELVALPFTDKHLITYKESVQRLYSLKVVNGVGNNEFDPRGTATRGQAAAFIVKMLDSMQK
- a CDS encoding DNA alkylation repair protein, producing the protein MDFKTVIQELETLGKERTKKTYISNGAHEPVFGVTTGAMKPIAKKIKVNQELAEELYATGNYDAMYFAGIIADPKAMNESDFDRWIDGAYFYMLSDYVVAVTLSESTIAQDVADKWIASGDELRMSAGWSCYCWLLGNRKDNEFVESKISDMLEIVKNTIHTAPERTKSAMNNFINTVAISYVPLHEKAVETAKEVGIVEVKRDNKKSSLLNASESIQKEVDRGRVGFKRKYVRC
- a CDS encoding DUF3895 domain-containing protein, whose translation is MNQISFEDLFEDEKENKQEKVEVAEIPAPLSTLQKNILELMDSEEISALELCEQLIRSGKISDERFTTNKPKAYGQVCLALEGFVTEGKLTFVKNDEKRDRVYKVKEEFSNI